From the genome of Streptomyces xanthophaeus:
CGCTTCCGCCTGGAGAACACCGGAACCGCCGTCTACCAGGACTCCCCCGCTCCCGCCGCGCACCTGCTGGACACCGCCGGGCAGCGGTTCACCGGCGATGACGTCCCCACCACCGCGGGGCCGGCCTTCCCCGAGACCGTCACGCTCGATCCCGGCGGCACGGCGGAGGGTTTCGTCGCGTTCCGGATCCCGGCGGACGCCGAGCCGGCCGCGGTCCAGTTCGCCCTCGACACCGGCCTCGCCGACGACGTCGGCCAGTGGAGCCTGCCGCTGCCGTAGCGGGTAAGTTTCGGCCGCCCCCTTGACCGCTCTGGTCCAGACCAATAGTTTCCGGCATGCACAGCGCACGCGCACACGCCCCGCTCCCCGCATCCGCAAAGGAAGCCCATGCGCCGCAGCATGCTCGGCAGGCTGGCCGTCGCCGCCTGCTCCCTCTCCCTGCTGACCGCCTTCGCGCCCGCCGCCGCCGCGCAGGCCGACGGCGGCCACGACCGTCCGTACAAGAAGGTCGGCTACTTCACCCAGTGGGGTGTCTACGGACGGGACTTCCAGGTCCAGGACCTGGAGGCGAACGGCTCCGCCGGCAAGCTCACCCACATCAACTACGCCTTCGGCAACGTCAGTCCCGAGGGCAGGTGCTTCACCGGGAACGTGCCCGGTGAAGCCGACGCCTGGGCCGACTACGTGCGCCCGCTCGACGCCGCGAACTCCGTCGACGGGGTGGCCGACACCGGCGAGCAGCCCCTCGCCGGCAACTTCAACCAGCTGCGCGAGCTCAAGGCCAAGCACCCCGGCCTCAAGGTGCTGATCTCGCTGGGCGGCTGGAGCTGGTCCACGCACTTCTCGGACGCCGCGCTCACCCCGGCCTCCCGCAAGGCCTTCGTCGAGTCCTGCATCGACCTCTACATCAAGGGCAATCTTCCGCAGGACGGCGCCCGCGGCGGCGCGGGAGCGGCCGCCGGCGTGTTCGACGGGATCGACCTCGACTGGGAGTGGCCCGGCTCCGCGGGCGACACCGACACGAAGTACCGGCCCGAGGACAAGCAGAACTTCACCGCGCTCGTCAGGGAGTTCCGCACGCAGCTCGACGCGTACGCGCGGAGCCAGAGGAAGAAGACCCCGTACGAGCTGACCGCTTTCGTCCCGACCGCTCCCGCCAAGATCGACGCGGGCTTCGACGTCCGCCGGATCATGCGCGACCTCGACTTCGTGACCCTCCAGGGCTACGACTTCCACGTCTCCGGCGAGCCGAGGACCGCCCAGCAGTCCGCGCTCCGCGCCCGGGGCGACTTCAGCGTCGACGGCACGGTGGACGCCTGGCTCCGACGGGGCGCGCCCGCGCACAAGCTGGTGATGGGCATGCCGTTCTACGGACAGGGCTGGACCGGCGTCACCGGTGGCGGGGACGGCATGGGGCAGCCGGC
Proteins encoded in this window:
- a CDS encoding glycoside hydrolase family 18 protein, whose protein sequence is MRRSMLGRLAVAACSLSLLTAFAPAAAAQADGGHDRPYKKVGYFTQWGVYGRDFQVQDLEANGSAGKLTHINYAFGNVSPEGRCFTGNVPGEADAWADYVRPLDAANSVDGVADTGEQPLAGNFNQLRELKAKHPGLKVLISLGGWSWSTHFSDAALTPASRKAFVESCIDLYIKGNLPQDGARGGAGAAAGVFDGIDLDWEWPGSAGDTDTKYRPEDKQNFTALVREFRTQLDAYARSQRKKTPYELTAFVPTAPAKIDAGFDVRRIMRDLDFVTLQGYDFHVSGEPRTAQQSALRARGDFSVDGTVDAWLRRGAPAHKLVMGMPFYGQGWTGVTGGGDGMGQPATGPAPATWSAGYEDYKALKKLADSGTYTLHRDRRGGHAWLFDGTTLWTYDDPQVLRAKTGYVREHGLGGAMFWSLDADTADGVLMTAVDRGLRGR